The window TCAGCAGTTGGGACGATGGCCAAAGTAGGTGCAAATCTTGAAAAAAACTTCAACATTTGAGGAATTGGCCGTTTAGGTCTCATATTTTCTGAGATTTTACACATGGGTGGTCTTAAAATTGCACCATTGAACTTGAACAAGCTACTAGTACTGTTGTACTTGAAATGGATCAATAGACAAATTGCACCACCCATTGACTCACCAAAGAGGAATTTTGGCAATTCTTGAAATTCAGGATTTTGGGCAAGTACAAAATTGAAGTATGGaatacaatcatcaacaacatgaTCCACATTAGGTACATAACCTTTTAGGCCTTGCGATTTTCCATGGCCTTCAAGGTCAAGACCAAAACATGCAAATCCATTTTTGGCTAAGAAaattgaagtttcttgaaaaatcCAACTTATGTCATTTCCATAACCATGTACCATAAGAATGACACCTTTAGGACAAGAAGTGTTTGTGGTTGAAAAAAGAATTGTTTCATTTAATGCCTTGTAGAGTGTAGTATTCTTCTTCTGGAGTATTTCCCCAGTAATTTAGTAGTTGTTGAGTTTGCACCATTTTTTGGTTCTTGAAATGAGGACTAGTGTATTCACTATTTTGGAAGTCTTCTAGTTGATGAATAGAGTCAAAATGTTCCATTGTCTTAATTGTTTATTGgtcatggtttttttttttttttttttttttttttggtgttgttttttttatgttattttaatttttcaatttggTGTTTTTTAAAGTGTTGAAGGACCAAATTTTGGAGTGGATTAGTATAGTATAGCCTGGAACACCAACCAAGGCCATGAAGTTGCCCacattaagagcccgtttggattggcttataagttagcttataaaattttgtttttaaattttttgagtgtttgggtgATTCGGCctttttaaagtcattttgtcttaaaataagctcaaaaaaaaaaataattggacccatttaacttagtttatctaaaacGTAACTTAAATTTTGAAAGcattataagccaaaaaaaataagttggactaccccaacttattttttttataaaaaggcTTTATAAGCAACTTTAAAActttaagctataagccaatccaaacgggctctaagggTGGAGCTATAGCTGGCGAAAGGTGATAGATTGAACAGTTTTTATCGAAAATTATGTTGTGTCTGtatttgaatattatttttatacgGCCAAACTTCTTTACAACGGTATAGTTTGTTTGGATATTTTTTAATTCACATTCTTCCTACATACGCTTCACAAAAATGGAAAGCACTCTCTAATATGAAATTTTCTATTTGCAGTACTTGAATTCGAAACTTTAGTTAAGGGTGAAAGAATCATCGATCTTACCCACCCTGGGATGATTTTCTAGTTAGTCCATTTTTCAGTTTATTAATGTGTCATTCTTCTATTAAGAATGCAAAGTTCAGAAAATTTTAAGCGGGCTCTTGGAATAGACAAAATCAAGATTGGATCTTTGCGTATGAATGAAAGGTTTTActacaatttttttgatgaattataTTGTTGGATGATGCTGGAAAGCATATTGTTTGTGACTTGTGAGCATTTTATTGTAAAAGTCAGCAATTAAAGTATGTTGAATTTTAATATCTAATATGTATTTTGCTTTGCTGTTGTGGCTTTGGTTTATCACGAGTGCCAATATTTTAAGTAGGATAGTGGCCGTTGTGCATAAACTATGTCCATTATTCTTTTCGATATCTATGCTAGACATTAATTATATCTTAAACTGCTTTCTGTTAAGGGTggatttaaaaattaaaatttatgaaatttcaTAACGATCTTAAGTTAATATATACAATGATAATTGGCCATTCACGATTATTTTAGACACGCCTGTGAGTTTTAGATAagatataattataaaaaaaacaattagAGTATCTTATATGCCCTTAAAACTTCAGACTACAACAATATCCGAAGAAAAATgtgaacaaacaaaacaaataaagtgAATTTATACAATAGTCCAGTAAAAATTTTGAACAACTGAAATAACATAAGCAAGTTTTGTCAGTCCAACAGAATTTGTGAACAATTTGTAAAAGTTATGTCTGCCAGTTGTTACTTGTGAATAAGACAAGTTTTACTCATCCAGGTAAAATTTTATGAACAATTTGTATCAAAGTTATGTCCGTCCAACATAACTTGTGAACAAGGGAAGTTTTGTTATTTGACAAGACATAAATACCAAAGTTATGTCATGAGGTTAAATAACGGcacaaaatattctttttgtgCAAATCACCCCAACAATTAATCGGTCCTAATAGTTGAATTGCGcaaaaaataatattgaaaataataatttcctAAAGTTACATTTTCTGTTTAGTACATTACGAAAGCAATCGAGTAAAGGCAGTTTTGACCCATTGCAATGCTGGGCTTCAAATTGATTTGTATATGGCCCAGTAGTAGCAGATAGCCTTTTATGTAACTGGGCTCCAACATAATTTTCATAATTTGGTACTATAGGACATGTAATGATGTATTTTCAGGCTGGCGTTTTGATATTAATCTAGATCAACTAATTTGCCATTACAATTCTATTTGAGAAATGCTTCAATAATGTCTAATAACATGTTAATGAGTTTATTTAGTAAGTACTACCTCTGATATAACTGTTAactatatattatttaatttgacgaaagagtttaACTTGTATACATCGAAGTGTAAAGATTCTCGCGGTGTTACTTTTAATATAACTGTTAACTGTATATtatttgacgaaagagtttaACTTGCATACATCGAAGTGTAAAGATTCTCGCGGTACTACCTCTGATATAACTGTTAATTGTATATTGACAAAAGAGTTCAACTTGTATACATCGAAGTGTAAAGATTCTCGCGGTGCTACCTCTGATATAACTTTTAACTGTATATTATCTGACGAAAGAGTTTAACTTGTATACATCGAAGTGTAAAGATTCTTGCGGTGACCCTAGTTgcaacgaaatcataatcaacaTTTGCTGTGATCCTAAGTAGATTGCCACCACATATTGTGAATTTGTGCGACCTTTAGTCACCACTAAAAATTGGGATTTGTGTTGTGGTgactttatatatttttgacaACTAAAGTCGCCCTCTCGTTGAAGCAGCTAAGTCAGTAGCTTCTTCAATTCGAAAATAAACCTCTTGGGAGTCTCCTTTATTGAACTAGTATACCTAGGGAAACCTCAATGAAGCAACTTGATGAAAATGCAGCTAGGGGGACGGGAAAGCTACAACCCTCTTAGGGCTAGGAAAAGTCGATTGAATATCTTAGCCATTGGCGGAAATTTAGTTCCCATACGATCCTCAATTCTTGTTCACCCCGGATGATTGTGTTGGGTGAATTGTGACCTCGTACGATCATGTCAGATGAACAAAATCGCTTAATCACAACAAGAATTAGCTTTCAGTGTTGACAATTAGAAGTCGATCACCAGGAATATTTTTCAATGATGAGACTATATATTTGTCAACAACtaaagaatataagaaaacaagaagcattttgttattttttttgatctGTTATTTCTAAGACTGCCCTCTCTCTTGGGTCTCTCCCACAAAGATTTTGGTGATGACTTTTTATGAGTTTGTGAGATGATATATTACTtctcttaggggtcgtttggctggaaaacaagttatcccaggattacttatcctgggataagttatcccgaGATTAGTTATCCACTCTTCCACAGGGATAAATAACATCTCGGGATTAGTTATACCGCGATTTTATCTCAATCAAACGTGGGATAAACTCATCTTAAATTTTATCCtgaaattatctatcttttatCCTTCGCACCAAATGATCCCTTAAAGTCTTGAATAATCATTAATCATTCCAAGTCTCTTCACGGgtctttcatgaaatctttgaCATGATATCATGAaactttaatttaataaataaaaggaatatAAGAGAAACAGTTTGTTTTTTATACTTGTACTAATAAATAATAAGTTACaacatctatttttttttccttctatttttctttAACTTTAGTGTTGTACAAATTAAATTAACAAAAGCAGAAATGGCGGGAAGCACCCGAGGTATAAATATAATGTTGAATTTTTTTCACTATCaccttaacaacatcaacctttttagaaagtactttattattctgtgttatcttcttctttttttagtgCAGCTCCCTGTGGTCGTTAAACTCATATAAAGAGAATTAGTTAAAAGTAGTAGATGCAAGCTgtgttttcatttttaaacatcATTATGGTAGCAATTCTAAAGaaatattttctcaaaaatcaaaataactAATTAGGAATATAGTTGTTGCTAGAAACACACGTTTTAGGACGTACGTTTTCCTCGGAATCTCATACAGACAAAGGCGGATATAACTCTTTGGCTACGATTTCAGCTGAATCAATAATTTTAACACGACAATTAGTTCAATATTGAGAATCCTGAAAATTGAttccattaaatttaaatcttCAATCTGCCTATGCTGACGGAAATAATTCGTGGGATATAAATGGCTAACCCTCCCTACCAAAAGGAAAAATCACTTTTGCAAACACccacacccatatatatacattcacaAAAGAGTTGCTGAATTTTATGCATAATTATAATGGCCATGATTAATTTTTGAGTCGTGATACCATTAGCTTATTGTGATagtttttcttaaaagaaaaaaaaagggttcaaTTTTTGGCTTCTGCTTCTTTTATATAATTACAAGAACCATTTAATTTGAAGAGGAAACAAATTAAAAGAACCTTTAATTTCTCATTCAACTCTTGATAAGAGGTTACACCATTCAATGATGAATACCAAACAGAAGATATTGATTATTAACAAGAAAATGACAATTCAAACTCATAGATACAAGAAAAACAATAAGAGATacataaatcaattaaaagCTTTATTAATAAGTAATTTAACTTCATATAATAATATAGCTCATATGTACATTGTTACATCTTCTTTGTACTATAAAAAAACTCCAGAAGAgtaaaaacaaagaaacaaaagaaggaaTTGATCATCACTTCATGATTTAAAAATATTGAAAGACGAGAAAAAAACTATGAACTTGTTTTTGGATCATTAATCTCATGGCTAGCATTATTAGCAAGATGCCTCATAACATCAACTTGAACTCTTAATGAAATAATATAATCTAGggtttctttaattaaagaaGCATCATCCATATATTCTCCACCaggaacaagatttttaagaaCTTGTGTTCTTTTTTTCACCAATTTTTTTGCTATAATACTTGGAGAAatctttcttgctcttcttgAAATTTTGCAACTATTTCTCACGATTTTCTTGCTTCTAACAATTCTCTTTTGAGACATAGAAATTCCCAttgaagttttcttgaaaataattcTCTtagaattatcatcatcatttcctagaatattttctatgatgattttgtttgtgtcatcttttgaaGCATTGGCCATAAGGGCATGGCTCCAATAAGTAGTGGATTTTCTTGTAGAAGCCATTGCTATATCTGCTGATAATTTTATAGCATTTTTCCTCTCCATTATACTCATCTTTTTCTTTGTAGCACTACATATTTGAAGACCCTTTATCCATTTCTTGAGAAATTCTTGCTTGAGTGAACTAGGATTCCTCATTCTTcaaaagaaaaacttgaaactacaaaagggaagaaaagaaaaacatagaAATGTTAGGTTCATAACTAtaaaaccaagaaaaagaagattgaaaaaGAGTTAAGACATATCAATAGATCCTTGAaactagaaaaagaagaagagaagaagaaaaaaactcaCTATATAAAAAACTTAAATTGGCTACGAACTTCGTAAAGAGCTCGTAGCTACTAGAATTTCTTGATAATCCGTCCCAGAAACAAAAGATTAGCGATGAATTTTGTTATTTAGCTAATTCCTATTCTTTTTAGTAGTGATAAAAGTCACTCTAGTTTGATTTACATGTTCTTGCAAGTAGACAATTTGGTGTTATAGAACTAGAAAGAGGCAATAGCAATGAATGTCTATAGCTACATATGATAAGAACatgcaagaagaaagaaaataaacatgCCTAATATATGACTTTATTATAAGGTGTGAAGATTTGAGTAAAATAACATACCTTAGTGAtgaaattttctttatttaatgGAACCAAAGATCATTCCTTGgaaaaatttcaaagaaagaGGTGACAAAATATGTAGTTCTTGAAGAAGCTAATggagaaaaaaacaagaaggaatGAGAGAATGGAAATTTGAAGGAGAAGGTAAGTGAAGAAAAGCCAATTTATTTGTTCAAATGAAAGGGGGTGGTTGGGTTGGGGGTAACATGCGAGGGAGAGGGTGGTGGGCCAATAAGAGAAGGACACAGCACATGCTCTCACATGGAGGCCCATGGCCCACTAAGCACAAAAAACCCTAGAAAAGAGAgcgaataataattattatccAAAAATCTTGGTTTAAGACAGAATAAAAAGGTTCCCTAAATGCCATGCAAAACCTACCATTTGTAACTTAATTTGACTACAAAAGGACATTAACATAAATCCCCACATAATTATATTGCTCCATGAATTATTCGTTCATCCTTCACGGGgagaagaaggaagagaaaaaaagaaaagaaaaaacaaattatactttttcttctctttatttattttgaataatttcttcaagcaatAGATCTCTATTATTATCCAAGAGCAATAAATTCATTCCCTGGATTAGTATTTCTCTTTAATTtcctttctatgattttcccccCTCAAGTATGAGGAGATCAtctaattataaattttttttgtggTTTAACCATCTGGTATTCGAAGCCCACTGGTTCGACGAATTCAAATTTGTATGATGTAGGCCTGTTAAAAGTGAAACGCTCCCTACCAAGATGAAATAATGCCCACTGACCACTTTACAACACTGTCTTTAAAGAATAGCCACATTATCATAGAGTTTCAAATTTCACAGCTGAAACTCCATATTAATGTCTTAAGGGTTTCACCTCTCACAATTTGAAACTCCATGACAATGACTGTATTTCGATTATAGGGGTTGAAAAGTggctatttatttattttacctCCCTCCACCCCTCACCAGGGTCTTTCTATTTCAAGAGCTCAAACTCGATCGGCACCTTTGATTAAGGGTGGGATCCCGCCACTTCACTGCACCCTTGGTGTTAAACTGTGAGAAAATTATCTAATTGAAGATTAAGTGGATAGACAGTGAGGATATAAGTGGTATTAATAAAGAaactaaaaatgaagaaaacttGTTTGAGTAAAGTAGTAAacatgtttatgaattgtttgttctttttctttttgtcatcCAATTTGACTAAAGAAACAAATGATTTGGTGCCATCTAATATATTTGATGCAGTGAACCTGCAGAATCTaatactttagaaattgtaggccTGTTTGtttctatatataaatataaactacacataaatatataatatataatagtgACACTCTAGGAaactttcaaaacatgattAGGGCAAATGTGGGGTAAAGAGAAACATAAGCGTCATTAGCGGTCAAATATATCTTTTTCCCTTCCTTCCCAGTGTTCCTTTATCTTTAGGGAGAATTAAATTAACAATTTTGATCCCTCAATTATTGATATATTCTGATGTTAGTCCTTGCGATATATGACTCAACATATGTAATCTTCAATTGACCACAATGTGTGCTTTTAATCCTTTTATGCAGGAAATATGTTACATTTAAACCTACTTTTAGAAGTATATTACCCTCAAATATGGATTAAAAATACAAGTTTAATATGAAACATGAGTAATCAAATAGAAAAACGATTAGTAATTCTAAAACTTTGTGATCATTCATAATCAAATGGATCGAAAGTTTACATTTCAAGgaccaaaattagaatttatcaATAACTGAGGGACTAAAAATGTTATTAACCcttatctttattttgtttggtcACTCTATGTGGATAGAGAGGGTGGGAGTAAGAACTGTATTTCATACTATTAGTGTATTTTAACTTGTTGTAGAGGAATTTAAATTATTCTTTAGGTCACTAATCTCACTTTTTATGGATAGTTACTTATAGTTAATCTTTTACTAGTGATCTAATAGTATAAAAAATTCTTTTACACGTCAACGAGATTATGGACGAGCTATATATTTTCCGACAGTGCAAATCTCGTTTGAACATCGTTCTGAAATTCTTGATTTCTGACGAAATATCTATGGAAATGTGTAGGAAAATAGCAAATTTCTAGTTGTGGAAGTTAAACTTGTAAATTAAATAAGcttatctttattttgtttgttcAATCTATATGTGGGGTggggggtttggggggggggggggaggttgGGATTAACAACGGTAAAAGTTTATATGCATTCGGTGTTACATCAATACTGCTTATGATTAAGTGAAAATTTTAGGTGAGATGTATGTCAATTAACTATGGTTTAATTATAATAGTGCATGTAAAGACTCGTGTTATGTATTTGTTGAATTAACGTTTTACGGGTTAAGAACTGTATTTTTTACACTCAGTATATATAGATTGTAACCTATTGAACTCACTCCCAATATTCTAAGTCTGCCTTTCTAATAAATCCAACATGAAAACACTACTAGTTCATAGAAATTAGGTACAAATGATTGATTTGGGGGATATGTAGTTAGAGACTAAGTCAAAGAACCTTaaatataaacaaagaaaaatgaaggTAAGGAGTAAGCCTAATTCATAATTTGCTTCACAAAAATGTCTACGTAATTTCAAACTTTTAATGCATCCATTGACATAGATACATTTTAATGAACAAAGTTTGCTACAACTAGAAACTTTATTATCACTATAATTAAACACAATATATTTGCAATACAAAGAATCACACATTAATTAACAGCATATTTCAATGTTTCATTAGTAACCCTAGCAACAAGAAGATCTAAAAGAACAACAAGAGATTGAGATCAAGTATCGTACTATTAAAGCggattcataatttaaacttaaTGGGTCCAAAATTCTGACTTATTTAAACATATGATTAGTTTATACCTTTATATTTGTACTATTTTTCGAGCTTTTTCACATGGCACATATAATAGTCTAAGTCCTCCTTTGTAATAAATGCAACATGCAACCGCTATTAATCCATAGAAAATCGATACAAATGATTGATTTGAGGAAAATTTAGTTAAGAGTCAGAGACTTAGTCAAAGAGCCTTAAATATggctttgaattttaattcttaaaataaaaaaactgaaaCTAGTCATAAACTTTGTTGCTAGCTAATTTACTGGtaacctaaaaaaaaattgttgatgatttgttACTAAATAGATTAACAGTGAATTTCGTGGTTTAACAATAGAATTTTTCCATTACTAATTTCTGTTGTCTTTAGTAGTGCACAGAATCACAGgaatgaaataatttatttaaattttttgagatATCTATTACACAATAAGTACAttgactatattttttttaaaaaaaaaaaacttggcagGATCCAGGAATCATGGAGAAGTTGGggtgtgggggtggggttgtGGATAGTGGGTCCTACTTGCAAAAAATTCTGAGAGTGTGCATAGGTTTTGGCTTTGGCAAGAAAGGAGAAAATTATTCACATGGTCTTCACATGGGAGATTTTAAAGTATGGTCTTGTGATGAGAGATGAGAGAATGTGAGGGCCTTTTTATTTGTGGCTCCAATGGTACAAAATCTCCTTCAATGATTAGTCATGTCTCATTCAAGAAATTTATATtcctaattaataataatatatcataGTAAGATTTAGACAAAGGTTTATTTTCTAGCACCAAATATAGTTCATTAAATCTTGTGTGTAAAAGATGTAAAAAGCTTTATCCCTTGCTTTCCAGAGATAATTATGAATTGACTAAATAATTAGATTCTCTCGAAGCATTAGCTAAACTATCTTAGTTCCCTTCAAATAAATCAATAAGCTTTTTTATTGTTTCATGTCGCCGCCCCACttattagaattagaatttaaTAAGTGGTCAAAAAAGGCAACACCATTAAAGGGAGAGTTGATTGGTCCATAGTCTTTTTCCTTCTGAACTTAACCACTCGGTATTTGAAGCTtgttatttcattgtattcgaATTTGTGGAGAGTAGGTTCATCAAGAGAGACAACATTTTCTATGAAAGATTCTCGACCCATTTCTAGTTTCAATCTGAAAATTCTGGTTGATGGTGACAAAGTCTCAGGTCAACTAGTTCAACGGTAAAAATATACATTATTTATATCAAGTCAATGAATACAAGATATGTGTCTTTTCTATACATGTTTATCACTTAACTGTGATTAAATACTTTTTTCGTCTCAATTGATTTTTTGTCTGTTCAACTTAAATCTTGGTTTAATATAATTACCTAGTACAAACAAGTTTTTACCCTAAACCAAATCTCTCtcttattgtttttgttttctccaACAAAACAcgtaaaataaatttttaaagttgAGACTTTTGCAGGAGTGTCGTAGGGAATCGCTAGTGAAAAAAACCGTTATTAACGGAAAAAAGGAACCTACATTATTGGATTAAGAAAAGTTAGTTTAGCATAAGCATCTCTCTTTAGTATAAAtagaattttattaaaataataaaaagtgtGCCAATAATGGTAAATAGATTTTAGCATTTTTAGTAACTCAATCCTTCTTTTCCTCGACGCCAGACTCAAAATAGATTACATGAAGAAAGTAACAACAGGAAGCATATCTAGGTATTAgtagaaattaaaagatgatcaTAGATTGTATAATAGTTTTACTTCGATACATTgattaagtaaaataatttttatttgaaatttaaaataaactacaatagagataaaaaaaaaggtgatcTATTATATAAtaggttttaaaaaatataaataactcTTTCCCCTGTAACGACATACGAATAACAAGCTAGACATTTTGAGCTCTGAGAAAGAAGTACCGTAATTTTAGTGTATATAAATTACCTCCATTGgagcctacaacaacaacaacaaaaaattaaaatctcaTAAATTAAAGTGGTTTGGGGAGCATAGTatatacgcagaccttacccctatatttgggaaggtagagaggttgttctTGATAGATCCTTGCCtcaatgaaaaatgaaaaggaggCAACAAGCATAAACAACAGCAAGATAAAAGATACCAGAGACAaaagaaacaacatatagtGTAATAGAGTTCTAAATATAAGAACATACAAGAGTAGTACTAATATCCCCTGGACGGAAATGAAATACACCCGACTACCTACTATCTTTTTAATAGCTCAGTtagttggctacctgaactttcaccttgttggtaaGAGTTTGAATCTCCACGTAATTTTCTTCCCCATTTCCCCTTTCCGTACCCCTAtgcaataaaaaaattattaaaaaaaaaaaaaagcttctaCTCTGACCTTTAAATTCTCCTATCAAGAGTCAATGTCTCATGTGAGCTGAAAATCCGAAATAGTCGGTGCAATAAGTTTTAAAGATCGAAGGGGGTTAAACAaaaaacatttgaaaatcaatcaaatGTCCAACTTATATTTGATGTTTTAATTTTAACCGACTTAATCCTGAGCAATATCTTCATTAAAAATATCCATATTATATGTATTTAATCTCAACTCACACATGCCAAGACAGTTAGGGGTCCaacataagaaagaaaaggaattaaAGATCCACCGCGATTTGCGGCTATTCTCACATGAATCCTTTGGCCCTTATTTTCTCCAAAACACACAATTTGATTAGATTTGCACACGAAAGCACCATCCACCCATGGATTTCCCCAATCTTAGGCTTCATCAATCTTAATGCAcatatcccttatattttccgAGAG of the Lycium ferocissimum isolate CSIRO_LF1 unplaced genomic scaffold, AGI_CSIRO_Lferr_CH_V1 ctg105, whole genome shotgun sequence genome contains:
- the LOC132041507 gene encoding transcription factor IBH1-like 1, which gives rise to MRNPSSLKQEFLKKWIKGLQICSATKKKMSIMERKNAIKLSADIAMASTRKSTTYWSHALMANASKDDTNKIIIENILGNDDDNSKRIIFKKTSMGISMSQKRIVRSKKIVRNSCKISRRARKISPSIIAKKLVKKRTQVLKNLVPGGEYMDDASLIKETLDYIISLRVQVDVMRHLANNASHEINDPKTSS